The following are from one region of the Cytobacillus firmus genome:
- a CDS encoding YitT family protein, whose product MFEKLLVTLIGSLLLGIGINGFLVPHHLLDGGIIGIGLILHYYYEYPTGLSMIVLSIPLYVLAWFYEKKYFFYSLHGLLISSFIIDLLSTLRGHFELSILPSSILGGCLVGFGIGLMLRYETSTGGTDLLAQLMTKLLPINIGALIFAIDGLVILSGIKIVGIEKFLYSFITILFVGAMTSLTVIKKTVK is encoded by the coding sequence ATGTTTGAAAAGCTGCTTGTAACTTTAATAGGAAGTTTATTATTAGGCATTGGCATTAACGGCTTCCTCGTCCCCCACCATTTACTTGACGGGGGCATTATTGGCATAGGGCTGATCCTCCATTATTACTACGAATACCCCACTGGATTGAGTATGATTGTCCTGAGCATTCCATTATATGTACTTGCCTGGTTTTATGAGAAAAAATACTTCTTCTATAGCCTGCATGGCCTTCTGATTTCATCCTTCATTATTGATTTGCTTTCTACTTTGCGAGGGCATTTTGAGCTTTCCATATTGCCCAGCTCCATTTTAGGAGGCTGCCTGGTGGGTTTTGGGATCGGCCTTATGCTTCGTTATGAAACCAGCACAGGGGGCACAGACCTGCTGGCACAGCTGATGACAAAGCTCCTTCCTATTAACATCGGCGCTTTAATATTTGCAATTGATGGATTGGTTATTTTAAGCGGAATAAAAATAGTCGGTATTGAAAAATTCCTGTACTCGTTTATAACCATACTATTTGTGGGCGCCATGACGTCTTTAACGGTTATAAAAAAGACGGTCAAATGA
- a CDS encoding L-cystine transporter — MSTGLLVLNIIVMLLLLGALFFMQKKHISFSKRVFTALGLGILFGFALQMIYGPGAEVIAKSADWFNLVGGGYVKFLQMIVMPLVFISILGAFTKLKLTNNIGKISVLILGLLVGTTAVAAAVGIATAVGFDLEAVQISGGDAETARGQQLEETYQGIEGRTFPQQMLDLLPANPFLDFTGARPTSTISVVIFAAFLGIAYLGVRRKSPEQAELFAKIVDAFYAIIMRVVTLILRLTPYGVLAIMTKTVAMSDFDSILNLGKFVIASYVALAIMFLIHLLLLTLSGLNPITYLKKAFPVLTFAFTSRTSAGALPLNIKTQKSLGVPEGIANFAGSFGLSIGQNGCAGIYPAMLAVMIAPTVGINPLSPGFIFTLILIVAISSFGVAGVGGGATFAAILVLSALDLPIALAGLLISIEPLIDMGRTALNVSGSMTSGILTSRVTGEMDGNLYNDMNEKIEAEA; from the coding sequence ATGAGTACAGGACTTTTAGTTTTAAATATTATTGTAATGCTTCTGCTTTTAGGCGCATTATTCTTTATGCAAAAGAAGCATATCTCATTCTCAAAGCGTGTGTTTACAGCGCTTGGTTTAGGGATCCTGTTTGGCTTTGCACTTCAGATGATATATGGACCTGGTGCTGAGGTTATTGCCAAATCTGCAGACTGGTTTAATTTAGTTGGCGGAGGTTATGTGAAGTTCCTCCAAATGATTGTCATGCCGCTTGTCTTCATTTCAATTTTAGGAGCTTTTACTAAGCTTAAATTAACCAATAATATTGGAAAAATAAGTGTCCTTATCCTTGGACTGCTTGTAGGTACCACTGCAGTTGCTGCTGCTGTCGGAATTGCAACAGCTGTCGGTTTTGATCTGGAGGCTGTCCAAATCAGCGGAGGCGATGCTGAGACTGCCCGCGGGCAACAGCTTGAAGAAACGTATCAGGGCATTGAAGGAAGAACGTTCCCGCAGCAAATGCTTGATTTGCTTCCGGCCAACCCATTCCTTGATTTTACAGGGGCAAGACCAACATCAACGATTTCAGTCGTTATCTTTGCAGCCTTTTTAGGGATTGCTTATCTTGGTGTGAGAAGGAAATCTCCAGAGCAGGCTGAACTTTTTGCAAAAATTGTGGATGCTTTCTATGCAATCATCATGCGAGTTGTAACATTAATTTTGCGTTTAACACCATATGGAGTTTTGGCAATTATGACGAAAACAGTCGCCATGAGTGACTTTGACTCCATTTTGAATTTAGGTAAGTTTGTTATTGCTTCTTATGTGGCACTTGCCATTATGTTCCTGATTCACCTGCTGCTTTTAACATTAAGCGGATTAAACCCAATCACATACTTGAAAAAAGCATTTCCGGTATTGACCTTTGCTTTTACATCCAGAACAAGTGCCGGTGCATTGCCTTTGAATATTAAAACGCAAAAGTCACTCGGTGTTCCTGAAGGAATTGCCAACTTTGCAGGATCATTCGGCCTTTCCATCGGCCAAAATGGATGTGCGGGAATCTATCCGGCCATGCTGGCTGTAATGATTGCTCCGACTGTGGGCATTAACCCGCTGTCTCCTGGATTTATCTTTACGCTTATTCTCATTGTAGCGATCAGCTCCTTTGGTGTGGCAGGGGTCGGCGGCGGTGCGACATTCGCAGCGATCCTGGTATTATCTGCCCTTGACCTGCCTATTGCACTGGCTGGCTTGCTGATCTCCATTGAACCGCTAATCGACATGGGACGCACAGCCCTTAACGTCAGCGGGTCCATGACGTCTGGTATCCTAACAAGCAGAGTCACAGGTGAAATGGATGGAAACCTTTATAACGATATGAATGAAAAAATAGAAGCAGAAGCATAA
- the proC gene encoding pyrroline-5-carboxylate reductase, with protein MNKNIGFIGCGKMAQAIIGGILKSDLVNARQIIASAKTEKTLVDVKNRWDIQTRYSNSEAAEEADILFLAIKPDAHAAVIDEIKDCIQSHAIIITIAAGISLSFLEKSFGRKIKAVRSMPNTPSLVGEGMSVLSVNESLSPEEMEDVIKIFSCIGRAAVMEEKMMDAIPAISGSSPAYAYMFIEALADGGVKAGLPRDQSYELAAQAILGAARMVLETGKHPAELKDEVCTPGGATIEAVAELERKGFRSAVMSAMEQCFEKTKALSRKNN; from the coding sequence ATGAATAAAAATATCGGTTTTATCGGATGCGGAAAAATGGCTCAGGCGATAATCGGGGGTATATTAAAATCTGATCTGGTGAATGCAAGGCAGATTATAGCTTCAGCGAAAACGGAGAAAACGCTTGTTGACGTTAAAAACAGGTGGGATATACAAACACGCTATTCGAATAGTGAGGCAGCGGAGGAAGCGGATATATTGTTTCTGGCTATTAAGCCTGATGCTCATGCTGCGGTTATTGACGAAATTAAAGATTGCATTCAATCACATGCCATTATCATAACGATTGCGGCAGGCATAAGTCTTTCTTTCCTGGAAAAGTCATTTGGCAGAAAGATTAAAGCAGTCCGTTCCATGCCTAATACTCCATCATTGGTGGGAGAAGGAATGAGCGTACTTTCAGTGAATGAATCACTTTCTCCTGAGGAGATGGAAGATGTAATCAAAATATTTTCATGTATTGGGAGAGCAGCGGTTATGGAAGAAAAGATGATGGACGCAATTCCCGCTATTAGCGGTTCTTCGCCCGCTTATGCCTATATGTTCATTGAAGCATTGGCAGATGGCGGTGTAAAAGCCGGACTGCCTCGTGATCAGTCTTACGAGCTTGCAGCACAGGCTATTTTGGGGGCAGCCAGAATGGTGCTGGAAACAGGCAAGCATCCTGCGGAATTGAAAGATGAAGTTTGTACTCCGGGAGGTGCAACAATAGAAGCCGTTGCCGAACTGGAGAGAAAAGGGTTCCGTTCAGCGGTCATGAGTGCTATGGAACAATGCTTTGAAAAGACAAAGGCACTTTCCCGGAAAAATAATTAG
- a CDS encoding DNA-3-methyladenine glycosylase — MKEITQYAPLPESFYQQPTLQLAEALLGCLLIKETEEGIASGYIVETEAYMGPEDRAAHSFGNRRTKRTEIMFNEPGFVYTYVMHTHCLVNVVSGPKEKPEAVLIRGIEPLDGLELMKKRRKMEGLKNLTNGPGKLTKALDITIDDYGRHFTSPPLMIAKGIPPGEIKRGTRIGIDNSGEARDYPWRFWMAGSPYVSRNRK; from the coding sequence ATGAAGGAAATAACACAATATGCTCCTCTTCCAGAAAGCTTTTACCAGCAGCCAACGCTTCAGTTGGCTGAAGCTCTTCTAGGCTGCTTATTGATCAAAGAAACTGAAGAAGGAATTGCCTCAGGCTATATTGTCGAGACGGAAGCTTATATGGGCCCTGAGGATAGAGCAGCACACAGTTTCGGGAACAGGAGAACAAAAAGGACCGAGATCATGTTCAATGAACCCGGTTTTGTCTACACTTATGTGATGCATACCCATTGCCTGGTTAATGTTGTGAGCGGTCCAAAGGAAAAGCCGGAAGCTGTATTGATCAGAGGGATAGAACCTCTCGACGGACTTGAGTTAATGAAGAAAAGACGTAAGATGGAAGGTCTTAAAAACCTCACTAATGGGCCAGGTAAATTAACTAAAGCTCTCGATATAACAATAGATGATTATGGCCGCCATTTTACCAGCCCTCCCCTTATGATTGCAAAAGGAATTCCTCCCGGGGAAATCAAACGGGGTACACGAATCGGCATTGATAATTCCGGGGAAGCACGGGATTATCCGTGGAGGTTCTGGATGGCTGGCAGTCCTTATGTTTCACGGAACAGAAAATAA
- a CDS encoding CBO0543 family protein, producing the protein MNALYAFLWIFALWKWGDWRNWKTYYPTLLFYILGDFLYLYLLSDFYPMWTYAPQGIDEKVNLTNTHISFSIMAVKYPATILIYLYRFPAGKLIKKLLYISGWVLLYTVNEIVDIKFNLIKYNNGWNLKWSILFNAVMFTILWVHHKRPAAAWGLSILFILFLWKQFDVPSTVFR; encoded by the coding sequence ATGAATGCTCTTTATGCTTTTTTGTGGATTTTTGCTCTATGGAAGTGGGGTGACTGGAGAAATTGGAAAACGTATTATCCCACACTGCTTTTTTACATATTAGGGGACTTTTTATATTTATATCTTCTCTCAGACTTTTATCCGATGTGGACTTATGCCCCGCAGGGAATCGATGAGAAAGTGAATTTAACAAACACCCATATCAGCTTTTCCATTATGGCTGTTAAGTATCCGGCAACCATTTTGATCTATTTATACAGATTCCCTGCAGGCAAGCTTATTAAGAAACTGCTTTATATCTCAGGCTGGGTCCTTCTCTATACGGTTAATGAGATTGTTGACATTAAATTCAACTTGATAAAGTACAATAATGGCTGGAATTTAAAATGGTCGATTCTTTTTAATGCTGTTATGTTTACCATCCTCTGGGTGCACCACAAGCGGCCAGCTGCAGCATGGGGGCTGTCCATTCTTTTCATCCTCTTCCTATGGAAGCAGTTTGATGTGCCATCAACTGTTTTTAGATAA
- a CDS encoding homoserine dehydrogenase, producing MSAITIGLLGYGTVGKGVYEIIRKHQGRLQAILGKEVKVSAILVKNVNKHSLPDDDVLLTDDFQDIIELPKLDVVIDAIVGREPGYTYLRQAISRGCHVITANKEMFAFHGSELARLAKEKNVSLGFEATVGGGIPIIQTIKQLLNANRIERIEGILNGTSNFILTSMREENLSFDEALKIAQEKGYAEADPKNDIEGYDAFYKAVVLSELVFGKAPEQKYSVREGITDITIEQIRLADSLGLKFKHIASIQKEKDFVRCTVKPVLTGESHPLYRVEGVQNAVSIDADIVGNISLQGPGAGMFPTASAIIEDLIHVGKSDFPSAYEEAAVEEKVPEQELWVILGNNAEGYEFPEGVEIVSKVSEQAVFVKGAAEAVSLADKKAYQVLGDYAVTAGKYKQVQPV from the coding sequence ATGTCAGCGATAACCATCGGGCTATTGGGGTATGGAACTGTTGGAAAAGGAGTATATGAAATAATCAGAAAGCATCAGGGAAGGCTTCAGGCGATACTCGGGAAAGAAGTGAAGGTTTCCGCTATCCTGGTCAAAAATGTGAATAAACATTCTTTGCCTGATGATGATGTGCTGCTAACGGATGACTTTCAGGACATTATTGAGCTTCCAAAGCTTGATGTCGTCATTGATGCCATTGTTGGCAGGGAGCCGGGCTATACGTATCTGCGCCAGGCCATATCGAGAGGATGCCACGTCATTACAGCGAATAAAGAGATGTTTGCATTTCATGGAAGTGAGCTTGCGAGGCTGGCAAAAGAAAAGAATGTATCACTGGGATTTGAAGCAACAGTCGGCGGCGGAATCCCCATCATTCAGACCATCAAACAGCTGCTGAATGCCAACAGGATCGAACGGATTGAAGGAATTTTAAATGGCACATCCAATTTCATTTTGACAAGTATGCGTGAGGAAAACTTATCATTTGACGAAGCATTGAAAATCGCTCAGGAAAAAGGCTATGCAGAAGCCGATCCTAAAAACGATATTGAAGGTTATGACGCGTTTTACAAAGCAGTTGTTTTAAGCGAGCTTGTATTCGGGAAAGCGCCGGAACAGAAGTACTCTGTAAGAGAAGGCATTACTGATATTACGATTGAACAAATCCGGTTGGCTGATTCTCTGGGGCTGAAGTTCAAACATATAGCATCAATCCAGAAGGAAAAAGATTTTGTCCGCTGTACAGTAAAGCCGGTCCTGACAGGAGAATCCCATCCTCTATACAGAGTAGAAGGCGTGCAGAATGCCGTTTCAATCGATGCCGATATTGTCGGGAATATCAGTCTGCAGGGGCCTGGAGCAGGCATGTTCCCGACAGCGAGTGCGATTATTGAAGATTTAATTCATGTGGGCAAATCCGATTTCCCTTCAGCATATGAGGAAGCTGCGGTGGAAGAGAAGGTCCCTGAACAGGAGCTCTGGGTTATACTGGGTAATAATGCTGAAGGATATGAATTCCCTGAGGGAGTTGAAATCGTCAGCAAAGTGTCAGAACAGGCCGTGTTCGTTAAGGGAGCTGCAGAAGCTGTGTCATTAGCCGATAAGAAGGCTTATCAAGTGCTTGGAGATTATGCAGTCACGGCAGGGAAGTATAAACAGGTACAGCCGGTCTGA
- a CDS encoding NUDIX hydrolase: MEIEKLAKRLWNRTPIILGSERFSKFAILLPLVEINNEVHVLFEVRSLRMRRQPGEVCFPGGRIDPEDRDEEHTAIRETSEELGVGEDSITNVSPLDYMISFGQIIYPYAGIIQNPDKIVPNPDEVEEVFTVPLSFLKKVQPETFHVNFKVEPEENFPFDLIAGGENYNWQTRRAEEVFYYFQDKVIWGLTARILKHFLEIITEDFNESENV; the protein is encoded by the coding sequence ATGGAGATTGAGAAACTGGCTAAAAGGTTATGGAACAGAACCCCCATCATTTTGGGGAGTGAGCGATTTTCGAAGTTCGCTATTTTGCTTCCGCTGGTTGAAATCAATAATGAGGTACATGTCCTATTTGAAGTGCGTTCACTAAGAATGAGAAGGCAGCCTGGGGAGGTATGTTTCCCCGGAGGAAGGATAGATCCGGAAGATAGGGATGAAGAACATACAGCCATCCGTGAAACCTCTGAGGAACTCGGTGTGGGCGAAGACAGCATCACAAATGTTTCCCCGCTGGATTACATGATCTCCTTCGGTCAAATTATTTACCCTTATGCAGGCATCATCCAAAACCCGGACAAGATTGTGCCGAACCCTGATGAAGTAGAAGAGGTTTTTACCGTCCCCCTTTCATTTCTGAAAAAAGTACAACCTGAAACATTTCACGTAAATTTTAAAGTTGAGCCTGAAGAAAATTTTCCTTTTGACTTAATCGCCGGAGGTGAAAATTACAATTGGCAGACAAGGAGAGCGGAAGAGGTATTTTACTATTTCCAGGACAAGGTCATCTGGGGGCTGACTGCCAGAATTCTTAAGCATTTTCTTGAGATCATAACAGAAGATTTCAATGAAAGTGAAAACGTCTGA
- a CDS encoding general stress protein codes for MKKNILIGGYDTQQELKEAIEGAGSNGYQKENLVIVSKDGANLESFADNYGVNLRIVGSQELGNQRFLDSVKALFMGEDPATSSGIDPDKKDGTRFDEHDLDRYASMVFDGKYVLIADYYGKYPNSTQDNQRITAENSEGYMESASAREVVHESDIKTLADKSADTCCVNENPSRVQHSHTSAEMKTNEVNREEMLTKDRLN; via the coding sequence ATGAAGAAGAATATATTAATAGGCGGATACGATACTCAGCAAGAGCTTAAAGAAGCCATTGAAGGTGCAGGGTCAAATGGATATCAGAAGGAAAATCTTGTGATCGTCTCAAAGGATGGCGCAAATCTTGAAAGCTTTGCAGACAATTACGGAGTGAACTTGCGAATAGTCGGTTCCCAGGAGCTGGGCAATCAGCGTTTTCTTGATTCTGTTAAAGCTCTTTTCATGGGGGAAGATCCGGCCACAAGTTCAGGGATTGATCCCGATAAAAAAGATGGTACACGATTTGATGAACATGACCTGGATCGATACGCAAGCATGGTTTTTGATGGAAAATATGTCTTAATCGCTGACTATTATGGGAAATATCCAAACTCCACGCAGGACAATCAGAGAATCACTGCCGAAAACTCTGAAGGATATATGGAGAGTGCTTCAGCCCGGGAGGTTGTCCATGAATCGGATATCAAAACACTGGCAGATAAATCCGCTGATACATGCTGTGTCAACGAGAATCCCAGCCGTGTTCAGCATTCACATACTTCAGCAGAGATGAAAACCAATGAAGTAAATCGGGAAGAAATGCTTACAAAAGACAGACTTAACTAG
- the yhbH gene encoding sporulation protein YhbH, translated as MTNVNNHQFVISQEDWSLHRKGYDDQQRHQDKVQEAIRNNLPDLITEENIVMSNGREVVKIPIRSLDEYKIRYNYDKNKHVGQGDGDSQIGDVVARDGSGSKKGPGKGQGAGDQAGEDYFEAEVSLMEIEEALFKQLELPNLKRKEQDENVIEDIEFNDIRKTGLMGNIDKKRTMMSAFKRNAMKGKAAFHPIYKEDLKFKTWNEIIKPDSKAVVLAMMDTSGSMGIWEKYMARSFFFWMTRFLRTKYETVEIEFIAHHTEAKVVSEEDFFSKGESGGTICSSAYRKALELIDAKYDPRKFNIYPFHFSDGDNLTSDNARCVKLVEDLMKVSNMFGYGEVNQYNRHSTLMSAYKNIKNDDFRYYILKQKADVFHAMKSFFKQEEDKKKYA; from the coding sequence ATGACGAATGTCAATAACCATCAGTTTGTGATTTCCCAAGAAGATTGGTCCCTCCATCGCAAAGGCTATGATGACCAGCAGCGTCATCAGGATAAAGTCCAGGAAGCAATCCGCAACAATTTGCCTGATTTAATAACGGAAGAAAACATTGTAATGTCGAATGGGCGGGAAGTAGTAAAGATTCCGATTCGCTCGTTGGATGAATACAAAATCCGTTATAACTATGATAAAAACAAACATGTCGGCCAAGGCGATGGAGATAGCCAGATTGGAGATGTAGTGGCCCGTGACGGATCCGGCAGCAAGAAAGGACCCGGAAAGGGGCAAGGAGCAGGCGACCAGGCAGGCGAGGATTATTTTGAAGCAGAAGTATCACTCATGGAAATTGAAGAAGCTTTATTTAAACAATTGGAATTGCCTAATTTAAAGAGAAAAGAACAGGATGAAAATGTGATAGAGGATATTGAATTTAATGACATCAGAAAGACAGGATTAATGGGCAATATTGATAAGAAAAGGACCATGATGTCGGCATTCAAGCGCAACGCAATGAAGGGAAAGGCAGCGTTCCATCCGATTTATAAGGAAGATTTAAAGTTTAAGACCTGGAATGAAATAATAAAGCCCGATTCAAAGGCTGTCGTGCTTGCGATGATGGATACTAGCGGATCAATGGGGATCTGGGAAAAGTATATGGCCAGAAGCTTTTTCTTCTGGATGACGCGGTTCCTGAGAACCAAATATGAAACAGTGGAAATTGAATTTATTGCCCACCATACAGAAGCAAAAGTGGTTTCAGAAGAGGACTTTTTCTCAAAAGGAGAAAGCGGTGGAACGATTTGTTCATCTGCCTACCGAAAAGCGCTTGAGTTGATAGATGCCAAGTACGATCCGCGCAAATTTAATATTTATCCTTTCCACTTCTCAGACGGTGATAACCTGACCTCTGATAATGCCCGCTGTGTGAAGCTGGTAGAAGACCTGATGAAAGTGTCCAATATGTTTGGATACGGTGAGGTCAACCAGTACAACCGCCACTCGACTCTGATGTCCGCCTATAAAAATATCAAAAATGATGATTTCCGATATTATATTCTTAAGCAAAAAGCAGATGTATTCCATGCGATGAAAAGCTTTTTCAAACAGGAAGAGGATAAGAAGAAATATGCATAA